In Gossypium hirsutum isolate 1008001.06 chromosome D06, Gossypium_hirsutum_v2.1, whole genome shotgun sequence, one genomic interval encodes:
- the LOC107935083 gene encoding beta-galactosidase 5 isoform X1, whose protein sequence is METISVPKFIFFFITAMFMSINLIHCTITYDKKSIVINGQRRILISGSIHYPRSTPDMWESLIKKAKNGGLDVIDTYVFWNGHEPSPGNYNFEGRYDLVRFIKTVQKMGLYVHLRIGPYVCAEWNFGGFPVWLKYVPGISFRTDNEPFKRAMQGFTEKIVQMMKNEKLFASHGGPIILSQIENEYGPESKALGAAGHGYVNWAAKMAVGLDTGVPWVMCKEDDAPDPVINTCNGFYCDAFSPNKPYKPMLWTEAWSGWFTEFGGPIHRRPVQDLAFAVARFIQKGGAFINYYMYHGGTNFGRTAGGPFITTSYDYDAPIDEYGLIRQPKYGHLKELHKAIKLCEHALVSSDPTVTSLGTFQQAHVFSSKGSCAAFLSNYDMKSAASVIFNNRHYKLPPWSISILPDCRNAVFNTAKVGVKTSHTKMSPTNSKMFSWETYDEDISSLGESSRITARGLLEQMNVTRDTSDYLWYTTSIDISPSESFLRGGKKPTLNVDSAGHALHVFINGQFSGSAFGTRKDRGFTFTGPVNLHAGANHIALVSVAVGLPNVGLHFETWKTGIVGVYSNGLDKGKKDLSSHKWSYQVGLKGEAMYLASPEGVSSVEWIQGSLATQSRQSMTWYKAYFDAPTGNEPLALDMRSMGKGQVWINGQSVGRYWMAYGNGECGKCSYSGTYRPTKCQSGCGHPTQRWYHVPRSWLKPKQNLLVVFEELGGDASKISLVRRSVLNRHHHNK, encoded by the exons ATGGAAACTATCTCAGTTCccaaattcatatttttcttCATCACAGCCATGTTTATGAGCATCAATCTGATCCACTGCACCATTACCTATGACAAGAAATCTATTGTCATCAATGGACAAAGAAGAATCCTCATCTCTGGTTCCATTCATTATCCAAGAAGCACCCCTGAT ATGTGGGAAAGTCTTATCAAAAAGGCTAAAAATGGTGGCTTGGATGTTATAGACACATATGTTTTTTGGAATGGCCATGAACCTTCACCGGGCAAT TATAATTTCGAGGGCAGATATGATTTAGTACGGTTCATCAAGACAGTGCAAAAAATGGGTTTATATGTTCATCTTCGAATTGGTCCTTATGTTTGTGCAGAGTGGAATTTCGG AGGATTTCCAGTTTGGTTAAAGTATGTTCCGGGTATTAGCTTTAGAACAGACAATGAGCCCTTCAAG AGAGCAATGCAAGGATTTACAGAGAAAATTGTCCAAATGATGAAGAATGAAAAGCTTTTCGCTTCACATGGTGGCCCCATTATCCTTTCTCAG ATTGAGAATGAGTATGGTCCTGAGAGTAAGGCACTAGGAGCAGCTGGTCATGGATATGTTAATTGGGCTGCAAAAATGGCAGTCGGATTAGATACTGGAGTTCCATGGGTAATGTGCAAGGAAGATGATGCACCAGACCCTGTG ATAAATACGTGTAATGGCTTTTACTGCGATGCGTTCTCTCCGAACAAACCTTACAAGCCTATGTTGTGGACCGAGGCTTGGAGCGGTTG GTTTACTGAATTTGGCGGCCCAATTCACCGTCGCCCAGTTCAAGACTTAGCATTTGCAGTTGCTCGTTTCATACAAAAGGGCGGCGCGTTTATTAACTATTATATG TACCATGGAGGAACCAACTTTGGACGGACAGCTGGTGGACCATTTATTACGACCAGTTATGACTATGATGCTCCGATTGATGAATACG GATTAATCCGGCAGCCTAAATACGGTCATCTAAAGGAGCTTCATAAGGCTATTAAGCTATGCGAACATGCTTTAGTTTCCTCGGATCCTACAGTTACTTCATTGGGAACCTTTCAACAA GCTCATGTATTTTCTTCAAAAGGAAGTTGTGCAGCTTTTCTCTCGAATTATGATATGAAATCCGCTGCTAGTGTGATTTTCAATAATCGGCATTACAAGTTGCCTCCTTGGTCTATTAGTATCCTTCCTGATTGTAGAAACGCGGTGTTTAATACTGCAAAA GTTGGGGTTAAAACTTCGCATACCAAAATGTCGCCGACAAATTCGAAGATGTTCTCGTGGGAGACCTACGATGAAGACATTTCTTCTCTAGGGGAAAGTTCAAGAATTACGGCTCGGGGACTCTTGGAGCAGATGAATGTTACCAGAGATACAAGCGACTACCTTTGGTACACCACGAG CATTGACATTAGTCCATCGGAATCGTTTCTACGAGGAGGAAAAAAGCCAACACTCAATGTAGATTCAGCTGGCCATGCCCTTCATGTCTTCATCAACGGACAGTTCTCGG GGTCAGCATTCGGAACTAGGAAAGACCGAGGATTCACATTTACGGGGCCGGTGAACCTACATGCTGGAGCAAATCATATCGCACTTGTCAGCGTAGCTGTTGGATTACCG AATGTTGGACTGCAtttcgagacatggaaaacgggAATCGTAGGTGTTTACTCGAATGGCCTtgacaaaggaaagaaagatttGTCGTCACATAAATGGTCGTACCAG GTTGGTTTAAAAGGAGAAGCAATGTATTTGGCCTCACCAGAAGGAGTCTCATCCGTTGAATGGATCCAAGGTTCACTGGCCACACAGAGTCGCCAGTCAATGACCTGGTACAAG GCATATTTCGATGCACCAACAGGTAACGAACCGTTGGCTTTGGATATGCGGAGTATGGGAAAAGGCCAAGTATGGATCAACGGGCAAAGCGTAGGAAGATATTGGATGGCGTACGGGAATGGTGAGTGCGGTAAGTGTAGTTACTCGGGGACGTACCGGCCTACAAAGTGCCAGAGTGGTTGCGGCCATCCAACACAAAGATG GTACCATGTTCCGAGATCGTGGCTAAAACCGAAACAGAATTTGTTGGTGGTGTTTGAAGAACTCGGCGGAGATGCATCGAAGATTTCGCTTGTGAGGAGATCGGTTTTAAATAGACACCATCATAATAAGTGA
- the LOC121218148 gene encoding lon protease codes for MASPQLIPSHSSFNHRASINPNSSNPSLSSPNLKPISKPSSLLQWRKFQRFTSLRCSASSFPEKHRMNSAKSDDVVELPLFPLPLVLFPGAVLPLQIFEFRYRIMMHTLLHTDLRFGVIYSDAETGISSVGCVGEIVRHERLADDRFFLICKGQERFRITDLVRTKPYIVAEVDWLEDRPSVDDEDLEGLANEVESCMKDVIRLSNRLNGKLEKEVKDLRKNHFPTPFSFFVGSTFEGAPREQQALLELECTAARLKREKETLRNTLNYLSAASALKDVFPSSRRWV; via the coding sequence ATGGCTTCCCCTCAATTAATCCCTTCCCATTCATCGTTCAATCATCGAGCTTCGATAAACCCTAATTCCTCCAATCCCTCTCTTTCAAGCCCCAATTTAAAACCCATTTCAAAGCCATCTTCGCTCCTTCAATGGCGCAAATTCCAAAGGTTCACCTCTCTCCGGTGCTCGGCTTCTTCTTTTCCGGAGAAACATCGCATGAACTCGGCCAAATCAGACGACGTCGTTGAGCTTCCTCTATTTCCTCTCCCTTTAGTTCTCTTCCCCGGTGCTGTTCTCCCTCTCCAGATCTTTGAGTTCCGTTACCGCATCATGATGCACACCCTCCTCCACACCGATCTCCGGTTTGGCGTTATCTATTCCGACGCCGAAACCGGAATCTCCAGCGTCGGTTGCGTCGGAGAGATTGTCAGACACGAGCGTCTCGCCGACGATCGGTTCTTTCTTATATGTAAAGGACAGGAACGGTTCCGTATAACCGACCTCGTCCGTACGAAACCGTACATAGTCGCAGAAGTCGACTGGCTTGAAGACCGGCCCTCCGTTGACGATGAAGATTTGGAAGGGTTGGCGAATGAAGTGGAGAGTTGTATGAAAGACGTGATACGGTTATCGAATCGGCTTAATGGTAAACTGGAAAAGGAAGTAAAGGATTTGAGGAAGAACCATTTTCCGACGCCGTTTTCGTTTTTCGTAGGGAGTACATTTGAAGGGGCGCCGAGAGAACAACAAGCTTTGCTTGAGCTGGAATGTACGGCCGCCAGGCTAAAAAGGGAGAaggaaactttaaggaacactctTAATTACTTGTCCGCAGCATCGGCTTTGAAAGATGTGTTTCCCTCTTCAAGACGATGGGTTTAa
- the LOC107935083 gene encoding beta-galactosidase 5 isoform X2 — METISVPKFIFFFITAMFMSINLIHCTITYDKKSIVINGQRRILISGSIHYPRSTPDMWESLIKKAKNGGLDVIDTYVFWNGHEPSPGNYNFEGRYDLVRFIKTVQKMGLYVHLRIGPYVCAEWNFGGFPVWLKYVPGISFRTDNEPFKRAMQGFTEKIVQMMKNEKLFASHGGPIILSQIENEYGPESKALGAAGHGYVNWAAKMAVGLDTGVPWVMCKEDDAPDPVINTCNGFYCDAFSPNKPYKPMLWTEAWSGWFTEFGGPIHRRPVQDLAFAVARFIQKGGAFINYYMYHGGTNFGRTAGGPFITTSYDYDAPIDEYGLIRQPKYGHLKELHKAIKLCEHALVSSDPTVTSLGTFQQAHVFSSKGSCAAFLSNYDMKSAASVIFNNRHYKLPPWSISILPDCRNAVFNTAKVGVKTSHTKMSPTNSKMFSWETYDEDISSLGESSRITARGLLEQMNVTRDTSDYLWYTTSIDISPSESFLRGGKKPTLNVDSAGHALHVFINGQFSAFGTRKDRGFTFTGPVNLHAGANHIALVSVAVGLPNVGLHFETWKTGIVGVYSNGLDKGKKDLSSHKWSYQVGLKGEAMYLASPEGVSSVEWIQGSLATQSRQSMTWYKAYFDAPTGNEPLALDMRSMGKGQVWINGQSVGRYWMAYGNGECGKCSYSGTYRPTKCQSGCGHPTQRWYHVPRSWLKPKQNLLVVFEELGGDASKISLVRRSVLNRHHHNK, encoded by the exons ATGGAAACTATCTCAGTTCccaaattcatatttttcttCATCACAGCCATGTTTATGAGCATCAATCTGATCCACTGCACCATTACCTATGACAAGAAATCTATTGTCATCAATGGACAAAGAAGAATCCTCATCTCTGGTTCCATTCATTATCCAAGAAGCACCCCTGAT ATGTGGGAAAGTCTTATCAAAAAGGCTAAAAATGGTGGCTTGGATGTTATAGACACATATGTTTTTTGGAATGGCCATGAACCTTCACCGGGCAAT TATAATTTCGAGGGCAGATATGATTTAGTACGGTTCATCAAGACAGTGCAAAAAATGGGTTTATATGTTCATCTTCGAATTGGTCCTTATGTTTGTGCAGAGTGGAATTTCGG AGGATTTCCAGTTTGGTTAAAGTATGTTCCGGGTATTAGCTTTAGAACAGACAATGAGCCCTTCAAG AGAGCAATGCAAGGATTTACAGAGAAAATTGTCCAAATGATGAAGAATGAAAAGCTTTTCGCTTCACATGGTGGCCCCATTATCCTTTCTCAG ATTGAGAATGAGTATGGTCCTGAGAGTAAGGCACTAGGAGCAGCTGGTCATGGATATGTTAATTGGGCTGCAAAAATGGCAGTCGGATTAGATACTGGAGTTCCATGGGTAATGTGCAAGGAAGATGATGCACCAGACCCTGTG ATAAATACGTGTAATGGCTTTTACTGCGATGCGTTCTCTCCGAACAAACCTTACAAGCCTATGTTGTGGACCGAGGCTTGGAGCGGTTG GTTTACTGAATTTGGCGGCCCAATTCACCGTCGCCCAGTTCAAGACTTAGCATTTGCAGTTGCTCGTTTCATACAAAAGGGCGGCGCGTTTATTAACTATTATATG TACCATGGAGGAACCAACTTTGGACGGACAGCTGGTGGACCATTTATTACGACCAGTTATGACTATGATGCTCCGATTGATGAATACG GATTAATCCGGCAGCCTAAATACGGTCATCTAAAGGAGCTTCATAAGGCTATTAAGCTATGCGAACATGCTTTAGTTTCCTCGGATCCTACAGTTACTTCATTGGGAACCTTTCAACAA GCTCATGTATTTTCTTCAAAAGGAAGTTGTGCAGCTTTTCTCTCGAATTATGATATGAAATCCGCTGCTAGTGTGATTTTCAATAATCGGCATTACAAGTTGCCTCCTTGGTCTATTAGTATCCTTCCTGATTGTAGAAACGCGGTGTTTAATACTGCAAAA GTTGGGGTTAAAACTTCGCATACCAAAATGTCGCCGACAAATTCGAAGATGTTCTCGTGGGAGACCTACGATGAAGACATTTCTTCTCTAGGGGAAAGTTCAAGAATTACGGCTCGGGGACTCTTGGAGCAGATGAATGTTACCAGAGATACAAGCGACTACCTTTGGTACACCACGAG CATTGACATTAGTCCATCGGAATCGTTTCTACGAGGAGGAAAAAAGCCAACACTCAATGTAGATTCAGCTGGCCATGCCCTTCATGTCTTCATCAACGGACAGTTCTCGG CATTCGGAACTAGGAAAGACCGAGGATTCACATTTACGGGGCCGGTGAACCTACATGCTGGAGCAAATCATATCGCACTTGTCAGCGTAGCTGTTGGATTACCG AATGTTGGACTGCAtttcgagacatggaaaacgggAATCGTAGGTGTTTACTCGAATGGCCTtgacaaaggaaagaaagatttGTCGTCACATAAATGGTCGTACCAG GTTGGTTTAAAAGGAGAAGCAATGTATTTGGCCTCACCAGAAGGAGTCTCATCCGTTGAATGGATCCAAGGTTCACTGGCCACACAGAGTCGCCAGTCAATGACCTGGTACAAG GCATATTTCGATGCACCAACAGGTAACGAACCGTTGGCTTTGGATATGCGGAGTATGGGAAAAGGCCAAGTATGGATCAACGGGCAAAGCGTAGGAAGATATTGGATGGCGTACGGGAATGGTGAGTGCGGTAAGTGTAGTTACTCGGGGACGTACCGGCCTACAAAGTGCCAGAGTGGTTGCGGCCATCCAACACAAAGATG GTACCATGTTCCGAGATCGTGGCTAAAACCGAAACAGAATTTGTTGGTGGTGTTTGAAGAACTCGGCGGAGATGCATCGAAGATTTCGCTTGTGAGGAGATCGGTTTTAAATAGACACCATCATAATAAGTGA
- the LOC107935048 gene encoding purple acid phosphatase-like — MTLLTASDTFVLYFLCFMLCSFGICNGGITGNFVRKKYSPDMPLDSDVFQVPSGYNAPQQVHITQGDMDGSGVIISWITPDEPGSNMVYYWSENSNHKYKAEGIFVRYKFFNYTSGYIHHCTINNLEYNTKYMYEIGRGDSIRQFWFVTPPRTGPDVPYTFGLIGDLGQTHDSNVTLTHYESNPKKGQTVLYVGDLSYSNDYPLHDNSRWDTWGRFVERNAAYQPWIWTAGNHELDFAPEIEETTPFKPYTHRYYVPYESSRSTSPLWYSIKIASAYIIVLSSYSAYGKSTPQYKWLKKELPKVNRSETPWLIVLVHCPIYNSNSHHYMEGETMRVVYESWFVKYKVDVVFSGHVHAYERSKRISNIAYNILNGKCTPVHDLFAPVYITIGDGGNHCGPALGMVEPQPNFSAYRETSFGHGIFDIKNRTHAYFGWHRNQDGYAVEADSLWFHNRYWNPYGKSFVASY, encoded by the exons ATGACCCTTCTTACAGCTTCAGACACTTTTGTTCTTTATTTCCTATGTTTCATGTTGTGTTCATTTGGTATCTGTAATGGTGGAATAACTGGTAACTTTGTAAGAAAAAAGTATTCACCTGATATGCCCCTAGACAGTGATGTTTTCCAGGTTCCTTCTGGTTACAATGCACCCCAACAG gTGCATATTACACAAGGGGATATGGATGGTAGTGGAGTGATCATCTCATGGATAACCCCTGATGAACCTGGTTCCAACATGGTTTACTATTGGTCTGAAAATAGTAACCATAAGTACAAAGCTGAAGGGATTTTTGTGAGATACAAGTTCTTCAATTACACCTCTGGTTATATTCATCACTGCACCATCAACAACTTAGAG TATAATACCAAATACATGTATGAGATTGGAAGAGGGGATTCCATTAGACAATTCTGGTTTGTAACACCACCAAGAACTGGTCCTGATGTTCCTTATACATTTGGTCTAATAG GGGATCTTGGTCAAACACATGATTCAAATGTTACACTCACGCATTACGAATCGAATCCGAAAAAAGGGCAAACAGTGTTGTATGTAGGGGATCTATCATACTCAAACGATTATCCGCTCCACGATAATTCCCGGTGGGATACATGGGGACGATTCGTCGAGAGGAACGCTGCGTATCAACCTTGGATTTGGACTGCCGGGAATCACGAACTCGATTTCGCTCCGGAAATC GAAGAAACTACGCCGTTTAAACCGTATACACATCGATACTACGTACCGTATGAATCATCACGTAGTACGTCCCCGTTATGGTATTCAATCAAGATAGCTTCAGCTTATATCATTGTCTTGTCTTCTTATTCGGCATATG GAAAATCGACTCCTCAATACAAATGGCTAAAGAAAGAGTTACCAAAGGTGAATAGAAGTGAGACACCATGGTTGATTGTTCTTGTGCATTGCCCGATTTATAACAGTAATTCGCATCATTACATGGAAGGTGAAACCATGAGAGTCGTATACGAGTCATGGTTTGTAAAGTACAAAGTTGACGTTGTGTTTTCCGGTCACGTTCATGCCTATGAACGATCT AAGCGGATATCCAACATTGCATACAATATATTGAATGGAAAGTGTACTCCTGTTCATGACCTGTTTGCACCGGTTTACATAACAATCGGAGACGGTGGAAATCATTGCGGACCGGCTTTAGG CATGGTGGAACCACAGCCGAACTTCTCAGCTTATAGGGAGACGAgtttcggtcatggtatattCGATATCAAGAACCGGACACATGCTTATTTCGGTTGGCATCGTAATCAAGACGGATACGCTGTTGAAGCTGATTCTTTATGGTTTCATAATAGATATTGGAATCCTTATGGGAAATCATTTGTAGCATCATATTGA